The following are encoded in a window of Kitasatospora fiedleri genomic DNA:
- a CDS encoding cytochrome b/b6 domain-containing protein: protein MHPPTDRRPRFTRAQRWTHRTTAALMLTCLATAACLYLPPLAQLVGRRRLVAGLHEWCGLLLPVPLLLSLASRAMRRDAARLGRFTAADRTWLRTVRRRRLGPRPAGKFNAGQKLYAQWTLGTTLVMLGTGLLMWFTGLAPAVWRTGATFVHDWFALAVAVVVLGHLRMAHQDPEARRGMRTGTVDREWADREHPQWTERDRPAAG from the coding sequence ATGCACCCACCGACTGACCGCCGCCCCCGGTTCACCCGCGCCCAGCGCTGGACGCACCGCACCACCGCCGCGCTGATGCTCACCTGCCTGGCCACCGCCGCCTGCCTCTACCTGCCGCCGCTGGCCCAACTCGTCGGCCGCCGGCGCCTGGTGGCCGGGCTGCACGAGTGGTGCGGCCTGCTGCTGCCCGTCCCGCTGCTGCTCTCCCTCGCCTCCCGGGCGATGCGCCGCGACGCCGCCCGCCTCGGCCGCTTCACCGCCGCCGACCGCACCTGGCTGCGCACCGTGCGCCGCCGCCGCCTCGGGCCCCGGCCCGCCGGGAAGTTCAACGCCGGGCAGAAGCTGTACGCGCAGTGGACGCTCGGCACCACCCTGGTCATGCTCGGCACCGGCCTGCTGATGTGGTTCACCGGCCTCGCCCCGGCCGTGTGGCGCACCGGCGCGACCTTCGTCCACGACTGGTTCGCGCTCGCCGTCGCCGTGGTGGTGCTCGGCCACCTGCGGATGGCCCACCAGGACCCGGAGGCCCGGCGCGGCATGCGCACCGGCACCGTCGACCGGGAGTGGGCCGACCGCGAGCACCCGCAGTGGACGGAGCGCGACCGACCCGCCGCCGGCTGA